One window of the Emcibacter sp. genome contains the following:
- a CDS encoding GNAT family N-acetyltransferase, protein MQILETDRLILRPFYSTDIDFLDHLHGDMDVMRYTLGRTRTHEENVAYLDLVMELQEKDGTGPYLVERKSDRHPLGRCGFSHFYGYEKNGNEYFYWESIYNGPEDERKKSKLEIGYSFTKESWGHGYATEAALRVRDHGFGDRHYSSLCSLIMKENTASIRVAERLDFSRRGELFIHDQPALEYGSTREEWSSFR, encoded by the coding sequence ATGCAGATACTCGAAACCGATCGACTTATTCTTCGCCCATTTTACAGTACGGATATTGATTTCCTTGATCATCTTCATGGCGATATGGATGTCATGCGCTATACCCTTGGCCGCACCCGAACTCATGAAGAGAATGTCGCCTATCTGGATCTGGTCATGGAACTGCAGGAGAAGGACGGCACCGGACCTTATCTGGTGGAAAGGAAATCCGACAGACATCCCCTTGGTCGTTGCGGTTTCAGCCATTTCTATGGTTATGAAAAAAACGGAAATGAGTATTTCTACTGGGAAAGTATCTATAACGGCCCGGAAGACGAACGGAAAAAATCAAAACTTGAAATCGGCTACAGTTTTACAAAAGAATCCTGGGGACACGGCTATGCGACCGAAGCCGCCCTCAGGGTTCGCGATCACGGTTTTGGTGACCGCCACTATTCCTCATTATGTTCGCTGATCATGAAGGAAAATACTGCGTCGATACGGGTCGCAGAAAGACTTGATTTTTCCCGTCGCGGCGAGCTCTTTATTCATGACCAGCCGGCACTGGAATATGGATCCACGCGGGAAGAATGGAGCAGTTTCCGCTAG
- a CDS encoding cation:proton antiporter, with protein MESLLQLAIIWASVFIANIFAEKTRLTPVLFFLFMGALLVNTGILPQKTDEFIRVFAELGIIVIMFALGFEENTSDFLKSIKRSWGIALFGALAPFFTAYLIAGYFWENQNIAIMCGLAMTATAVSLTMVSLKSEGLHRSQAAKGIMTSAILDDVASLVFVAILVPIATGATMVSLPGIGLIVLKALLFFMVIAAVGMWILPERPNGMLSLIPGFGRHGVRHILSIGKGENTTLTVLTVAVLAGLLSHLFGFHAAVGAYMAGLILKEEYFQIVATPNINHYENTKKILDNVAFSWIGPVFFVVLGTHIVLEWDILVAVIPQTLVLAFALLVAQIASAGLAARYTAGFDYAQSVMVGIGMLGRAELAFVVMDIAYVQFGILNDEAFYTLMGTALILNIAVPVGIVLWKPYFSRSEEKQAREG; from the coding sequence GTGGAGTCACTGCTTCAACTCGCCATCATCTGGGCGTCCGTTTTCATTGCCAATATCTTTGCGGAGAAAACCAGACTGACACCAGTCCTGTTTTTCCTGTTTATGGGGGCACTTCTGGTTAATACCGGAATTTTACCCCAGAAAACAGATGAGTTTATCCGGGTGTTTGCTGAACTCGGCATCATTGTCATCATGTTTGCCCTTGGTTTCGAAGAAAACACCAGTGACTTTCTGAAGAGCATCAAACGAAGCTGGGGAATAGCCCTGTTCGGTGCGCTTGCACCTTTTTTTACGGCTTACCTGATTGCCGGATATTTCTGGGAAAACCAGAATATCGCCATCATGTGTGGTCTGGCGATGACGGCAACCGCGGTTTCCCTGACTATGGTTTCCCTGAAAAGTGAAGGATTGCACCGTTCACAGGCGGCCAAAGGAATCATGACCTCGGCGATCCTTGATGATGTGGCGTCTCTTGTCTTTGTCGCCATTCTGGTTCCTATCGCCACCGGGGCGACTATGGTCAGCCTGCCGGGCATAGGTCTTATTGTCCTCAAGGCCCTTCTGTTTTTCATGGTCATCGCCGCCGTTGGCATGTGGATATTGCCGGAACGTCCGAACGGCATGTTATCACTCATTCCCGGCTTCGGCAGGCATGGCGTACGTCACATTCTTTCTATCGGCAAGGGGGAAAATACCACCCTGACGGTGCTTACCGTGGCGGTTCTCGCCGGGCTGCTGTCCCATCTCTTCGGGTTCCATGCCGCTGTCGGTGCCTATATGGCCGGCCTGATCCTGAAGGAGGAATATTTCCAGATTGTCGCGACTCCCAATATCAATCATTATGAGAATACCAAGAAAATTCTCGACAATGTGGCCTTTTCCTGGATCGGACCGGTATTCTTCGTCGTACTCGGCACACATATTGTACTTGAATGGGATATTCTTGTGGCCGTCATTCCCCAGACTCTGGTTCTTGCCTTTGCCCTTCTGGTGGCGCAGATTGCCTCTGCTGGTCTTGCCGCCCGCTATACAGCCGGTTTTGACTATGCCCAAAGTGTTATGGTCGGTATAGGAATGTTAGGCCGGGCGGAACTTGCCTTTGTGGTCATGGATATCGCTTATGTGCAGTTTGGCATTCTCAATGACGAGGCCTTCTATACCCTTATGGGGACGGCCCTGATCCTCAATATTGCCGTGCCGGTGGGGATCGTTCTGTGGAAACCCTATTTCTCGCGGTCGGAAGAAAAACAGGCGAGGGAGGGATAG